ACTCCAGACAATCATCGTTCAGATACAATGTAATCTCAGATCCTACAGTCTGCTTGTCTCCCTCTGTCATCTCGTATTCCGTTCCACCATTACTTACCCAGCGTACCGGTGTTGCTCCGTCTTTGTAAGATAATGTGTCAATATGAACTTCATCTGCAACCATGAATGCAGAATAGAATCCCAGTCCGAAATGACCGATCATATCGTCTTCTGTTGTCTTGTCTTTATATTTTTCAAGGAACTCTGTAGCTCCTGAAAATGCAATCTGAGTAATATATTCTTCAACTTCCTCTGCTGTCATACCAAGACCATTATCAATGAACTTCAAAGTCTTCTCTTCCGGATTCACTTCTACATGAATTGATGCCTTATAATCATCCGGTAACTGATATTCACCCATTACATCCAGTTTTTTCAATTTTGTAATGGCATCACAGCCATTGGAAATCATCTCTCTGACAAAAATGTCATGGTCAGAATATACCCATTTTTTAATAATTGGGAAAATGTTTTCGCTGCTGATTGAAAGACTACCTTTTTTTGCTTCCATTCTAATCACTCCTGTTTCTGATATTTTAAATTTAATCATTTGTGTTTTGATGCCAGGGATAAAATCGAAATCTACATGAACTTACTCATAAGTAAGCATATACAAAATCTTGAAATGTCCCTGATTAAATCTATGATAATCCCTCGCTTTTTAAAAGTCAATAGAAAATTAGCACTCTTTTTCATCGAGTGCTAACAATTCTGTGAATTTTATTAAGAAATAATAAACTTCCTTACGTTCATAGTTTGTTCATGTTTATTTTAAAATTCTTTCATCTCTTTAACATTGTTTCTCCACAACTCTTACATATAATAAAATCATCAACAACAGAAGTTCAGTAATACATTTTGAATAAACTTTTTCATAATACGTGCCGGGTGCCGCTTAGCGGTTACCCGGCATCCTCCCTTTTATGAACCTTTATATATTATTCTTCGTCTGCCTGTTCCTCTTTCGCACTGTCTTTTTTGCGTCTACACAATACCACACCGGTCATTATTAATAGTATTGTTATTATACTTCCAATCACAATCCATTTCAACATGGCAAAATGACGGTTTTCTTTTTCTCCTTGCCGATTTTTCTGCTCCTTTTCTGTCTTTCCAGATAATATTTTTTGAATTGGCGCTGCCGCCTTTTCCAATATCGTCTTCTCTGGAACGATTTCAAATGATATATTTTCTTCTGCTTCATTCCCTGCCGGATCCGCTGCTGTCACGCTTACTGCATATTCGCCTGGATTTGTAATCTGAAATGTATACTTCCCGTCTTCTTTTTTTAATGTCTGCCTTTTTCCATTAATCAACACTTCTTCTATCCAGTCTTCTTTTTTTCTGGAATCTACTTGAAAGTTCAGGATTCCTTCATACTGTGCCCCTTCCTCTACCTGAAAAAACTGAATCTTCGGAGGTGTGTGATCTATTACGAATTCCGCTCTTGCCACCGCTTCATTTCCTGCGGCATCTATGGCATTTACCTGTAATGTATGACGCCCCTCCGTATCAATCTCTGTCCCAATCGGATATAACCTTCCGTCCATCTGGATCTGGTGGACAAATGTCGTAAAGTCCTTGATAAATACATCCACCGGATAATCCCATGAAAACTTTTTCAGATACTTCCCCTGCAGTTCGTCCACCATCTTTATCACTGGATTCTTAGTATCAATCATAAATTGCAGGAAATGTTCTGACTTCTGTTTTGCCTTATCCACAGCCTGTACACTGGTTTTATAGATTCCATCTTCCTGAAATGTCTTTACAAGACTTGCGGATCCGTTCTTTAAACTCCACTTTTCTTCCGAATCTATGACCTCCGTTTTTTTCTCTCCTTCCGGTTTTTCATAATCAATCACTGCCCGACAGCTTTCTAATTTATTTTCATCAGTTGCCTGGTATTCCAAAGTCACGGGCTGACTGGTAATCAGATAATCGGCTGCCCCTGTTAAACTTACTGTCGGTGCCAGACTGTCAATGAATAACTTCTGCGTTTTCTCCGTTTTATTACCTGCCTGATCTGTGACAGTCACTGTTACCGGCACACCTTCTCCACTTTTTGAAGTCTGTGTAATCAAAAACTCTGACTGATTCTCCTTTGATTTTCCAATAATTTTATTCCCAACATAGCATGTGACCGTATCAACCTGGCTTCCCCATGCACCATCTTCTGATACCACACGAATCCACGCTTCCTTCTGATACCAGGTAGAAAATCCTTCCGGCGCCTCCAAGGTCACTGTCGGACTTTGTGTATCTATCCGTATTTCTATTGTCTCATCATATTCCGGAATCACATTGCCTTCTTCATCTTCCATAAAGACATGTAAAATATTTTTTCCTTCCTCAAATACTTCACCCTCAAGAGAAATCTTGGTTTTCTGCTCTTCTGCTTCTTGTGATACTATGTATTTTATTCTCCCCTGTAACAAAGTATCTTCCTCATGTTTTAATTCGTACACAGTTGTTCCATAGTCGCCATTATGTGTGATCATAACGGACGGCTTTGATAGATAATATCCATTCTTTCCATCAGCCTTGGGGATTTCCAGCTCATATCTCTTAATCTCGGGCTTCTCCGGTTCCTTGTCTTTGTCTTCATCTTCCCCTCCTGGCTTCTCTGGTTCCTTGTCTTCTCCATTAGTTCCATCTGAATTTTCCGATTCTGTTGTCTTTTTCATGTTTTTTTCTGCCTCATTCTGCGCATAAATAACTGCCTGCTGTGTATAAATCATTGCCAGGACTAATATCAATAACGCTCCGGTTCTTATCTTCCTACCCATACATTTTCTCCTTCCATGACTATTCCGTATTCCTGTGCCAATTTTTGAAATTCTGTTTCTTCCTTAATTTCCGGAATCTGATTCAAATACTCTTTTACTGTCTGTGCACAGATTTCTCTGGAAATATCTGAATCTGAACACTGCATACGCATATAAAGAATTCTAAGCTGCTTTGAGTCTTTTAATTCTTCCGCTCCTTTCCTGCATATTTCAAGTGCCTGATCTTTTAAGCCTTTTTCTCCCTGTATTTTCACAAGCTTCTGATAAATATCTTCTTTCTTCGACTCCTCTTCCCACTCAAGCATATCTGTATACATTTCCAAAGCCATATCCCAGTCTCTTGCCGTTTCAGCCGCAGAAGCCATATAAGAAGTACATTCTTTTACCAGTCTCTCCTCTGGCTTCTCATCCAGAATTTTCTTACCAATTCTTAAGATTGCTTTTGCATGTTCTTCCGATTCCTCCACTGCATAGCCCCGAATCAGACAGCGCTCATAATCCAGCCTTGAATCGTCCGGCATCCACTCCTCGATTTTCCTGAATATGTTCTCTATTTTCTTTTCATTTGCATATTCCTTTTTCTCATTGCTGCTTTCTTTATCTTCTATCCCAGCCACATACCGCACTAATGTAGCCAGATTTTCCGACATCTGATCTTCCCCGGCATCTTCAAATGCCTGAATACTTTTTTCGTAATCTTCCAGCTCCAGAAAATACAACAATCCCATGGATCTCTGCGCTTCTACGAATGCTTCACGCTCTGACACTTCTGACATATTTAAACCGTCTGAACTTTCCATCTTAAGTTCTGTGTTCTTCTCATCTCCTTTTTTCTGAATGACCCGGACACTTACTGCGGCTACGAATACACAAATACTTATCATTGCCATAACTGTTCTTTTTTTCGTCCATATTCGTCTATCTTTACTTTTCTTCTCTGTTACATTTGGAATTTCTTTTTGAATTTCGGACATCTGCTTAAATGCCCGTTTTGAATGCCCATCCAGGCATCTGGATATTATTTTTTGAAACTTTACCGTCTCCCGTCTGGTTAGTTCCGGGATCGGGTCTGTTACTGACAACAGGTACTGAATTGTCCTGCCTAGTCCGTATATATCTAATTCAATGCTGGCAGCCTGATAATAATTGACTTCAGGTGGAAGAAAGTTCTCCCTCACACTTCTTCGATTCATCTGAACCAGCATTTTTT
The sequence above is drawn from the Dorea formicigenerans genome and encodes:
- a CDS encoding protein kinase domain-containing protein, whose amino-acid sequence is MGEREGYEVLRLIEHNQKCYISSDYVEGKSLIQWLKYHPNLTKKQLFLWIRDLADQLECIHKCRGNPCYQYVNPYSVIVTEDMTLHFLDMSVESNEKMLVQMNRRSVRENFLPPEVNYYQAASIELDIYGLGRTIQYLLSVTDPIPELTRRETVKFQKIISRCLDGHSKRAFKQMSEIQKEIPNVTEKKSKDRRIWTKKRTVMAMISICVFVAAVSVRVIQKKGDEKNTELKMESSDGLNMSEVSEREAFVEAQRSMGLLYFLELEDYEKSIQAFEDAGEDQMSENLATLVRYVAGIEDKESSNEKKEYANEKKIENIFRKIEEWMPDDSRLDYERCLIRGYAVEESEEHAKAILRIGKKILDEKPEERLVKECTSYMASAAETARDWDMALEMYTDMLEWEEESKKEDIYQKLVKIQGEKGLKDQALEICRKGAEELKDSKQLRILYMRMQCSDSDISREICAQTVKEYLNQIPEIKEETEFQKLAQEYGIVMEGENVWVGR